Below is a window of Candidatus Viadribacter manganicus DNA.
GCCGAACGCGCGACCACGGATCTGCACCCACCACTTGTTGGTGGTCGCGGATTTGAGAGTTGCGACGTCGCTCACGACTTTGCTCCGTTTCAGTACGGAGTACGCATTCGCGTCTCCGGCGAACCGGAGGGCGTGCAATCGCTATGCCGGAGCTTTCAGTAAAGGCGCGTTAGCTATGTTTGCGCGGCTCGAGGTCGATGGCGAAGCCCCCTTCGATCAAGCGGGCCACGCGGCCATAGACGTTGCCGGCTCGCACCCAAACGCCAATGAGCGGTGGTGGACGCCTGCTCTTTATAGTGATGCCGGCGAGCGAGAAGTCGACGACCTCACCTTCGTAGGCTTCGCCAGTCTCGAACTCGAGCTTGATCATGTGCGAGCCGTCGCTGATCGCTGGACGCTGCGGCTCTTCGATGCCGAGATTGCGGTTAACGGCGATGGTCAGTTGCTCGGCCATCTTTTCGCGCTTGTGAGCGGTGAAGTCGAAAATGATCGCGACTTCGCCTTCGCCGCACTTGCGGGCGACGAAGCCGGAGACGCGGCCAAAGCCAGCAAGGTAAATGACGACGCGGTCGCCGACGGTCGGAAGGATAGGCGCCGCGATGCGGATGTCACCGGGAGAGATGTCGGCCGTCCGACAATCGTGCTCGCGACCCAGCGGGTCGAGCAGCCGTCCGCTAACCTCAATCGGCATCCGGCGGAAGCGCCGGCGCTCACGTATGCCCACCTGAGCTGCGGTGAGCCGGCGGGCGGCGGCGGCGAGGTTGATCTTTTCGGCTGCTGACATGACGCTACTAATGGCAGTTCACCGTAAACGTTTGCTTAAGGTTTGACGGCGGGGCAGGGCTTGGCGCCGGGCGCGCGGACGCGCAAAGGTTCCCCTAACAAGAACGAATGGGATGAGACGCCGTGGCCGACACTGGGGATCGCTTTGACTATGTAATCGTCGGTGCGGGATCGGCCGGCTGCGTGCTGGCCAACCGGCTCAGCGAGGATCCGAACGTCACCGTCGCGGTGCTTGAAGCGGGCGGAAAGAACGAGAGCTTGCTGGTGAAGATGCCTGCGGGTGTTGGCAACCTCATCGCGCAAAAGGGCGTTTCGAACTGGGGCTTCGAAACGACGCCGCAGCAATTCATGGATGGGCGCAAGTTGTATCAACCGCGCGGTCGCGGCTGGGGCGGCTCGTCCGCGATCAACGGCATGATCTATA
It encodes the following:
- a CDS encoding PilZ domain-containing protein, whose amino-acid sequence is MSAAEKINLAAAARRLTAAQVGIRERRRFRRMPIEVSGRLLDPLGREHDCRTADISPGDIRIAAPILPTVGDRVVIYLAGFGRVSGFVARKCGEGEVAIIFDFTAHKREKMAEQLTIAVNRNLGIEEPQRPAISDGSHMIKLEFETGEAYEGEVVDFSLAGITIKSRRPPPLIGVWVRAGNVYGRVARLIEGGFAIDLEPRKHS